Proteins from a single region of Lasioglossum baleicum chromosome 1, iyLasBale1, whole genome shotgun sequence:
- the Nocte gene encoding no circadian temperature entrainment isoform X1 — translation MSTLSGLASKGEKGKSKFQSLDINSLYRECRGESLEQQQQKNTLPRKHGMQSLGKVPSARRPPANLPSLKSEHSSSDPAVSLVPSGGSGWATTKDTTTTTTTITTTTTTTSPDTTASNSSPAQCVAGTPAPASLHPLLPGQQTISQSSYSSDANIKSSWSAIMSRSGDGGASAGQQHIQQQQSTNRELSAQYGPGPSLRPQTEGSWIQGGSRTASGAGLGTAGPGTGTTSGVQGPPLNTAVSGGGHVDVSGGRQNLVQSPNMAMAQGGPHNAPNSQSALNSGAQIGPNLHHYRGFIPPFMYRGNFPGGFPSQFPSNTGPSGPRPRFNYPAERFPAPPPRQQEREQRVPEEEIVTRPIIKEEDLTRMDDISRDAGWAEQDDIDYNKKLTFSDDETDSEPMKKDEKKDNTEEKTEETLAEDRDNKTRDNRDIHDNRESKESREQPVHRTWTHSSLPRDYRGSNGSSSYNNNQSQLHLAHTLRGVEDDEGWNEKRRVVRVEVASVTERAQQRKEEVEKMYEESSRQAAAKKQQDVEQKLKEKQSIEPKSLISVPPVPIPVPEWERERENRDRERSCAGSSEGKGGDDKPLARESRENRDAPKYSRDSRDQLMSDFRQVDRQSFMRQQDGVRSERERDRERERERERERERERERDRDRDRDRDRDRDRDRDRDRDRDRDQRDARDREHMPSFSRSFQCNLPPRFQKQQAERSNAGFNRISPSTERSSAQTVSFSGQYEPSRWLHSHSSLIDNSLKQSHGTVPPQRRSRTDPDISVSMEDERPPSRDYRGSFLREDRYRHSSHRPYDARKPSGGGSGGGGGYSDEYTRNYRDHDYEDRHSRDSWERERYYDDNKDRDSKDNLEARDVRENRDARDSRATRDIRETRERDTKLKKDYDNYLKDSFEERDRDRDRERDRDRDRDRDRVRERERELVERDRERDRDRDRDRERERDRERDRERDRERDRDRDRGERDRDQRERSESVEWREERIMQDRSIDNRRDTQRDDRVERNERPQRPDSRDSRTSRESKTSLREDDSHKLRDCSSWANEVADYEENKRDVYMHEDNRERERDRRQPLGPVTKERIEADELKGEKRNLTQLKRASSEHDKKDSAKESAIEAKKDADVWSWKLERTSDNNRTVDRGDNSPKAWADAVSPTFEKEEEKSLESIKNDKEADELKQNLEKLSLEKRGEGVLLNEDTMADQQAKEEKREKSIRNRTSSGGSNSRARESRGGRQWAGSYGTSYARGGGWRSSESRGRRGVHRTTGRPASARSGSYGHTDSENSGDEISCSTESGKEEKKSARSPKPNQKAEKEERNREVSSREEKRADYSQPQPQLQSQSQAQTQTQPQSQPQPQPQPQPQSQRSEKRTYESKSNHEGFAPSGEPSRHGRGGVRMRSATSTGNRMEGYGPPSSKSPFSCERTGDEKRLERQERQESSSSLRQNPALSTPISEKEPTGLACLQLESTDDKIIAKQQALTAGITGKRAKSPIQQPQQQHQQAQQPCNKQDINHTSNNAVPQKLHARKEESSRSKRTRSASRRGRDNRESRYRGSSSNVSKQNSSDIGNEDWESTSENSEEHVEEHKEVRNSRKQFGTRTNSGGSQNAVGSNVGHPRRNEQPPGGNQREQREKPAKSSNSTSRAPGAEKRNLQNLGFANQKNHASSIPPLMQSTQVQNGRSRSQTSGGGNATILSKSSAKDTTVNRIDEIKLSDPNLVNQALNDMNKKSQIKEKKITLDYEMEPSNCAEDGSSLTEKKSIDSDGFQEVRSKKNVKESRHGQKEETKPLKREKEKDRERDRSKSKANGGGSQTASSLQQVQNVPSLLSQTIPQPASMLQKQHDRRRGPKLAPRFQKQLAKQQQQQMCTSEPNDPSKPSNSSNAYSGKDSSSGGPAPPPSVNAWDKPFTSQLRSTSPSAVSADLPLMAGMSSQNDHSHGHGHGHGHGHVHVHGHGHEINEQTNSGNSSQRNSPNGEKPGSCSAGAGSGGSGSGGVGGTGSGGKTLKEQHSEKNSVPDVSSPPVQTLIFENTNYSKTTKSTPSDLAVKTKFPSHMKNQQQQQRVEKRADLDDESGGGSGGPSGMPQQQQQQQQSLPVAFSNKPNDLMKDKNQEPIQMPLSFNKNEDNADMKLDFTFDSDLSQLTEDKNKSLGMARSMHMATGQSTISPSTAELNLKIASVKKVWENVPPMPTVVEHEDGNVVSSANTFPQAFESADVDDSYSPHQQYNQNNMKSEITTSTNVCKLVPPQVKPQQQSSGSSSGQSGSTVPGPSPIGAGQSPIGHPPVSLQGPLSPPPFNSTGQPSHINYQEFPQYPASQAAQYGSMSAIPSPPAVLFNTGSGQLPAQAGGLYGTFQLDQSRSPFTQYPPYAPSLQNSFSQQNLYLQQPPPPPPHAPNAPTPEMYQSNLSQYRITAAAAPPFGQNQQLSNNPNTVLISSSSNSLMSASVKPSSQPIGAIGTKAPHFQAPSAPQPNPLTYIPYDPNQVLGVSGSYMGNSQLVQRPGPNVQASANSYYSATSADVFTGSQTGFYQPGGATQQTGTHYGMQGFGQHSQNLATGSATPVGLQNFSSGFLSSSGLQIAAAAAAQQFRNPTGGLPGPANAGPTFLSKHQPQEQPRQLKSPSGNQQDVLASVFSSTPQIPSPKSRNCKQQSSSQQPQPSPTQHHKYQQYQGVSQSALVSSYSNYVLQQNVRGMGMPPRPGIQPSQQRYPPPIQRPVVPFTPGPNPNNPTQQQPNCMPSQQQQQQQPQTQINRHRPNMHQQQQQQQRNMKMQQQYYSTQGNVKMDTTEKTDSHNDKINDNGSGTQQGSTKANVNQQDNDNKEEVNQQNE, via the exons ATGTCTACTCTGTCAGGGCTTGCGTCGAAGGGGGAGAAAGGAAAATCCAAGTTCCAATCATTAGACATCAATAGTTTATACAGAGAGTGTAGA GGTGAATCTTTGGAGCAACAGCAGCAAAAGAATACATTACCACGCAAACATGGAATGCAAAGTCTTGGAAAGGTGCCTTCGGCACGGCGACCTCCTGCCAATCTGCCCAGTTTGAAAAGTGAACATAGTAGTAGCGATCCAGCTGTGAGTCTCGTACCAAGCGGAGGAAGTGGTTGGGCTACTACCAaagatacaacaacaacaaccactACCATTACAACCACCACAACTACAACTTCACCGGATACAACTGCT TCAAATTCTTCACCGGCACAATGTGTAGCGGGGACTCCTGCACCAGCATCGCTACATCCTCTACTGCCAGGACAACAAACCATTTCTCAGTCTTCGTACAGTTCCGACGCGAACATCAAATCATCATGGAGCGCAATAATGAGCAGATCAGGAGATg GCGGTGCATCGGCAGGTCAGCAACATATCCAACAACAGCAGTCGACAAATCGGGAATTAAGTGCTCAATACGGACCCGGCCCAAGTTTACGCCCACAAA CGGAAGGAAGTTGGATACAAGGTGGAAGTCGTACGGCCAGTGGTGCAGGGTTGGGAACGGCTGGTCCCGGCACTGGGACCACTTCGGGGGTCCAGGGCCCCCCATTGAATACAGCTGTTTCTGGAGGAGGACATGTCGATGTGTCTGGCGGACGACAGAACTTGGTCCAATCTCCCAACATGGCCATGGCCCAGGGAGGCCCTCATAATGCTCCGAACAGTCAGAGCGCTTTAAACTCTGGCGCTCAAATTGGTCCAAATTTACATCACTACAGAGGATTTATTCCTCCGTTT ATGTATCGGGGAAACTTTCCTGGTGGATTTCCCTCGCAGTTTCCATCGAATACCGGCCCCAGTGGACCCAGACCACGATTTAATTACCCGGCGGAACGATTTCCTGCCCCACCTCCGCGTCAACAGGAACGCGAACAACGTGTTCCCGAGGAAGAGATCGTTACGCGACCAATTATCAAAGAGGAAGATCTTACCCGAATGGATGATATTTCCCGTGATGCCGGTTGGGCAGAACAAGACGACATCGATTATAACAAGAAACTTACTTTTAGCGATGACGAAACCGATTCCGAACCAATGAAGAAAGATGAGAAAAAGGATAATACGGAGGAGAAAACCGAAGAGACTTTAGCGGAAGACAGAGATAATAAAACTCGAGATAACCGTGATATTCACGACAATCGCGAGTCAAAGGAATCCCGAGAACAACCGGTTCATCGTACATGGACTCACAGTTCTTTGCCGCGTGATTATCGTGGGTCCAATGGGTCCAGTAGTTACAACAACAATCAATCACAATTACATTTGGCACACACTTTGAGAG GCGTAGAAGACGATGAAGGATGGAACGAGAAACGACGAGTGGTGAGAGTCGAGGTGGCATCGGTTACCGAACGTGCTCAGCAACGCAAAGAGGAAGTGGAGAAAATGTACGAAGAATCGAGTAGACAAGCGGCGGCCAAGAAACAACAAGACGTCGagcaaaaattgaaagaaaaacaGTCGATCGAACCGAAGAGTTTGATAAGTGTTCCACCGGTTCCGATCCCGGTACCAGAATGGGAACGCGAAAGGGAGAACAGAGATCGGGAACGGTCATGCGCTGGATCTTCTGAGGGGAAAGGTGGAGACGACAAGCCATTGGCCCGCGAATCTCGTGAGAACAGAGATGCTCCAAAGTATAGCAGAGACTCGCGAGACCAGCTGATGTCCGATTTCCGACAAGTCGATCGACAAAGTTTCATGAGGCAACAGGACGGTGTGCGCAGTGAACGGGAAAGAGATCGCGAACGTGAACGTGAACGCGAACGTGAACGCGAAAGAGAACGCGAACGGGACCGTGATCGCGACCGCGACCGTGATCGTGACCGCGATCGTGACCGCGATCGCGATCGTGACCGTGATCGCGATCAGAGAGACGCGAGAGATCGCGAACACATGCCGTCGTTCTCCCGTTCCTTTCAATGCAACTTACCGCCACGATTTCAAAAGCAACAAGCCGAGAGAAGCAACGCTGGATTCAATCGAATTTCACCGAGTACCGAGAGATCGTCTGCCCAGACTGTTTCATTCTCTGGACAATATGAGCCCAGCAGATGGCTTCACAGTCACAGTTCTTTAA TAGATAACAGCTTGAAGCAGTCCCACGGCACCGTTCCGCCCCAACGCCGAAGCAGAACGGATCCCGACATTTCGGTTTCGATGGAGGACGAGCGACCTCCGTCCCGAGATTACCGTGGATCTTTCCTTCGGGAGGATCGGTATCGTCATTCCTCGCATCGGCCTTACGATGCCCGAAAACCAAGCGGTGGCGGCAGCGGCGGCGGTGGTGGCTACAGCGATGAATACACCCGCAATTACAGAGATCACGATTACGAGGACAGACATTCTCGCGATTCCTGGGAACGCGAAAGATACTACGACGATAACAAAGATCGCGATTCAAAGGACAACCTGGAGGCGAGAGACGTCCGAGAGAATCGAGATGCTCGCGACAGTCGCGCTACCAGAGACATCAGGGAAACACGTGAACGAGATACCAAGCTGAAAAAGGATTACGACAATTACTTGAAG GATTCTTTCGAGGAGCGTGATCGCGATCGTGACCGCGAACGTGATCGTGACCGGGACCGGGACCGTGACCGCGTTCGTGAACGAGAGCGTGAACTCGTCGAACGCGATCGTGAACGTGATCGCGATCGTGACCGTGACCGCGAGCGTGAACGCGATCGTGAACGCGACCGTGAACGCGACCGCGAACGTGATCGCGATCGTGACAGGGGAGAACGGGATCGCGATCAGAGGGAAAGATCGgagagcgttgaatggcgggaGGAACGTATCATGCAAGACCGGTCGATTGACAATCGCCGCGACACACAGCGGGACGATCGTGTCGAACGGAACGAGCGGCCGCAGAGACCGGATTCTCGCGACAGTCGCACCTCCAGAGAGTCGAAGACGTCCCTGCGCGAAGACGATTCTCATAAATTGCGCGACTGCAGTTCCTGGGCAAACGAGGTTGCCGATTACGAGGAGAACAAGCGCGACGTTTATATGCACGAGGACAaccgagagagagaacgagatagAAGACAACCCCTCGGACCAGTAACCAAAGAGAGAATCGAGGCGGACGAACTGAAAGGCGAGAAACGTAATTTAACTCAATTGAAACGAGCGAGTTCCGAGCATGATAAGAAGGACTCTGCCAAAGAATCGGCCATCGAGGCGAAGAAGGACGCGGATGTTTGGAGCTGGAAATTAGAAAGGACAAGCGACAACAATCGAACGGTCGATAGAGGCGACAATTCTCCAAAGGCATGGGCAGATGCTGTTTCTCCGACATTCGAGAAGGAAGAGGAGAAAAGCTTGGAAAGTATCAAGAACGATAAGGAGGCCGACGAGCTCAAGCAGAATTTGGAGAAATTGAGCTTGGAGAAAAGAGGGGAAGGTGTATTATTGAACGAGGACACGATGGCGGATCAGCAGGCGAAGGAAGAGAAGCGGGAGAAGAGTATTCGGAATAGAACGAGCAGCGGTGGGTCGAATTCGAGAGCCCGCGAGTCCCGTGGAGGACGTCAATGGGCCGGCAGTTACGGCACGTCGTACGCCAGAGGTGGTGGTTGGCGTAGCTCGGAGTCGAGAGGACGACGAGGTGTGCACAGAACCACCGGCAGGCCAGCTTCGGCTAGAAGCGGCTCCTACGGACACACCGATTCCGAAAACAGCGGCGACGAGATATCCTGCTCGACCGAGTCGGGCAAAGAGGAAAAGAAGTCTGCGAGATCGCCGAAGCCTAATCAAAAAGCGGAAAAGGAGGAGCGGAATCGAGAGGTGTCGAGTCGAGAGGAGAAACGAGCCGATTACTCGCAACCGCAGCCACAGCTACAATCACAGTCTCAAGCTCAAACTCAAACTCAACCGCAGTCTCAACCGCAGCCTCAACCTCAGCCTCAACCGCAGTCGCAACGTAGCGAGAAACGAACCTATGAGAGTAAATCGAACCACGAGGGATTCGCTCCATCTGGGGAACCGTCTCGTCACGGTCGGGGTGGTGTGCGAATGCGAAGCGCTACGAGCACCGGGAATCGCATGGAAGGTTACGGACCGCCCTCCAGTAAGAGTCCTTTTTCCTGCGAACGAACTGGCGACGAGAAGCGGCTAGAACGGCAAGAACGGCAGGAGTCGTCGAGTTCGCTGCGCCAAAATCCAGCTTTGTCGACGCCGATATCCGAAAAAGAGCCGACAGGCCTCGCCTGCTTGCAACTAGAGTCTACCGACGACAAAATCATCGCGAAGCAGCAAGCGCTCACAGCAGGGATCACCGGGAAACGTGCCAAGTCTCCGATTCAACAACCCCAGCAGCAGCATCAACAGGCTCAACAACCCTGTAACAAACAGGATATCAATCACACGAGCAACAATGCCGTTCCGCAGAAGCTGCACGCTCGCAAAGAAGAATCATCACGTTCGAAAAGAACTCGCAGTGCGAGCAGAAGG GGTAGGGATAATCGGGAGTCGCGATATCGCGGCAGCAGCAGCAACGTGTCGAAGCAAAACTCGTCGGACATTGGAAACGAAGACTGGGAGTCGACGTCGGAGAACAGTGAGGAACATGTGGAGGAGCACAAAGAGGTGCGAAACAGCCGCAAACAATTCGGTACACGTACGAATTCCGGCGGCAGCCAGAACGCCGTAGGATCGAACGTGGGACACCCTCGTAGAAACGAGCAGCCACCGGGAGGCAATCAGCGGGAACAGCGAGAAAAGCCCGCAAAGTCTTCCAATTCAACGTCCCGCGCGCCGGGCGCGGAAAAGCGTAACCTGCAGAATTTGGGTTTCGCCAATCAGAAGAATCATGCCAGCAGTATTCCGCCGCTGATGCAGTCCACGCAAGTTCAGAACGGCAGATCGAGAAGTCAGACTTCCGGTGGCGGTAACGCGACGATTTTGAGCAAATCGAGCGCGAAGGACACAACGGTGAACCGCATAGACGAGATCAAGCTGAGCGATCCGAACTTGGTGAACCAAGCTCTGAACGACATGAACAAGAAGTCTCAGATCAAAGAGAAAAAGATAACGCTCGATTACGAAATGGAGCCGAGCAACTGCGCCGAGGATGGCTCGAGCTTAACGGAGAAAAAGTCCATCGATTCTGACGGTTTCCAGGAGGTTCGTTCCAAGAAGAATGTCAAAGAGTCTCGACACGGGCAAAAGGAGGAGACGAAACCGCTGAAACGCGAGAAAGAGAAGGACAGAGAGCGCGATCGTTCGAAGTCGAAGGCGAACGGAGGTGGTTCGCAGACCGCTTCGTCGTTGCAACAAGTGCAGAATGTGCCGTCTCTGTTGAGTCAAACCATTCCACAACCAGCGAGCATGCTGCAAAAGCAGCACGACAGAAGGCGAGGACCGAAGCTCGCGCCCAGATTCCAAAAGCAATTGGCaaagcagcaacaacagcagatGTGCACGTCGGAGCCGAACGATCCTAGTAAACCTAGCAACTCGAGTAACGCCTACAGCGGCAAGGATTCGTCGTCGGGGGGACCGGCGCCGCCGCCCTCTGTCAACGCTTGGGACAAACCGTTCACCAGTCAGCTGCGCTCGACCTCGCCGTCCGCTGTTTCCGCCGATCTTCCATTGATGGCCGGCATGTCGTCGCAGAACGATCACAGTCACGGTCACGGTCACGGTCATGGCCACGGTCACGTACACGTACACGGCCATGGGCACGAAATTAACGAGCAGACGAACTCTGGCAACAGTAGCCAACGAAACTCTCCAAACGGTGAGAAACCCGGCAGCTGCAGTGCCGGAGCTGGCAGCGGTGGCAGTGGAAGCGGAGGTGTCGGAGGAACTGGCAGCGGTGGCAAGACTTTGAAGGAGCAACACTCGGAGAAAAACTCTGTCCCCGATGTTTCTTCGCCGCCCGTCCAGACATTAATCTTCGAGAACACCAATTACTCGAAGACTACGAAGTCCACTCCTTCCGATCTCGCTGTCAAGACCAAGTTTCCCAGTCACATGAAGAaccaacaacaacagcaacgcGTCGAAAAACGCGCGGATTTGGACGATGAGAGCGGTGGCGGCAGCGGGGGACCCTCCGGAATgccacaacaacaacagcaacaacaacagagCCTTCCGGTTGCATTTTCGAATAAGCCGAACGATCTGATGAAAGACAAGAACCAGGAGCCGATTCAAATGCCGTTGTCCTTCAACAAAAACGAGGACAACGCCGACATGAAGTTGGACTTCACGTTCGATTCAGACCTCTCACAGTTAACGGAAGACAAGAACAAGAGCTTGGGAATGGCGCGATCCATGCACATGGCCACCGGCCAGAGCACCATCTCGCCCTCCACCGCCGAGCTCAACTTGAAAATCGCTTCGGTGAAGAAAGTTTGGGAAAACGTGCCGCCGATGCCAACGGTGGTCGAGCACGAGGATGGAAACGTAGTCAGTAGCGCTAACACGTTCCCTCAGGCGTTCGAAAGTGCGGACGTCGACGATAGCTACAGTCCGCACCAACAGtacaatcaaaataacatgaaaAGTGAAATAACCACTTCCACGAACGTGTGCAAG CTGGTTCCCCCGCAGGTGAAGCCGCAGCAACAGTCTTCGGGAAGCAGCAGCGGTCAATCGGGTTCAACGGTTCCCGGACCAAGCCCCATCGGAGCGGGTCAGAGTCCAATTGGTCATCCTCCGGTCAGTCTTCAAGGACCATTGAGCCCTCCTCCGTTCAATTCCACGGGACAACCGTCTCACATCAACTATCAG GAATTTCCTCAATACCCGGCCTCTCAAGCCGCTCAATACGGTAGCATGTCTGCGATACCCTCCCCACCAGCCGTGTTGTTTAACACAGGTTCCGGCCAGCTTCCGGCTCAAGCGGGAGGTCTTTACGGGACGTTTCAATTAGATCAAAGCCGATCTCCTTTTACTCAATACCCGCCGTACGCGCCGTCCCTGCAAAATTCGTTTAGCCAGCAGAACCTCTATTTGCAACAACCACCGCCACCGCCTCCGCACGCGCCAAACGCGCCTACCCCGGAGATGTATCAGAGCAACCTCTCTCAGTATCGCATT ACCGCAGCTGCCGCACCACCGTTTGGACAAAACCAACAGCTCAGCAACAATCCGAATACGGTTCTAATTAGTTCCTCCTCGAATTCTCTGATGTCGGCGAGCGTGAAGCCGTCCTCGCAACCAATCGGCGCCATTGGAACAAAGGCGCCGCATTTTCAAGCACCGTCTGCGCCGCAACCGAATCCA TTGACGTACATACCCTACGATCCGAACCAAGTACTGGGGGTGAGCGGCAGTTACATGGGCAATtcccaattggtacaaagaccCGGTCCAAACGTGCAAGCTTCAGCCAATAGTTACTACAGCGCCACTTCGGCTG ATGTGTTCACCGGTTCGCAAACAGGTTTTTATCAACCGGGTGGCGCCACTCAACAAACCGGCACTCATTACGGAATGCAAGGATTCGGTCAGCACAGCCAGAATTTGGCAACCGGTAGCGCCACACCCGTTGGATTACAAAATTTCAGCTCTGGCTTTTTATCTAGTTCCGGTTTACAGATTGCCGCGGCCGCGGCGGCTCAGCAGTTTCGTAATCCTACCGGTGGACTTCCAGGACCAGCGAACGCTGGTCCCACGTTTCTCAGCAAACATCAGCCACAGGAGCAACCTAGACAATTGAAGAGCCCGTCAGGAAATCAACAAGATGTTCTTGCATCGGTTTTCAGTTCCA CACCACAAATACCATCTCCCAAATCAAGAAACTGTAAACAACAATCTTCGTCCCAACAGCCCCAACCAAGTCCCACACAGCATCACAAATATCAGCAGTATCAAGGCGTTAGTCAATCTGCTTTGGTAAGCAGTTACAGTAACTAC GTTTTGCAGCAAAATGTACGCGGCATGGGAATGCCACCGCGTCCCGGTATACAACCGTCGCAACAACGATACCCACCACCGATTCAGAGACCGGTTGTTCCATTCACGCCGGGCCCAAATCCAAACAATCCTACTCAACAGCAACCGAATTGCATGCCGtcgcagcaacaacagcaacaacaaccgcAAACGCAAATCAATCGTCACAGACCCAATATGcatcaacagcaacaacagcaacaacgtAACATGAAAATGCAACAGCAATATTACTCTACTCAAG GAAACGTGAAAATGGATACAACCGAAAAAACGGATTCTCACAATGACAAGATTAACGACAACGGCTCCGGTACGCAACAAGGAAGCACCAAGGCAAACGTCAATCAACAGGACAATGACAATAAAGAAGAAGTGAACCAACAAAATGAGTGA